From Streptomyces sp. 6-11-2, one genomic window encodes:
- a CDS encoding thiazolylpeptide-type bacteriocin, whose amino-acid sequence MNKDLSTLADEILELEAETFEISDYSDASEVVLAGCTSTSSTSTSSSTCSTTSCSA is encoded by the coding sequence ATGAACAAGGACCTGAGCACCCTCGCGGACGAGATCCTCGAGCTCGAGGCCGAGACCTTCGAGATCTCCGACTACTCGGACGCCAGCGAGGTCGTGCTGGCCGGTTGCACGAGCACCAGCTCCACCTCGACCTCCAGCTCCACCTGCAGCACCACCTCCTGCTCCGCCTGA
- a CDS encoding AfsR/SARP family transcriptional regulator, whose product MRFQLLGPLSITDGRDVVVLPPSKPTSLLAALLVRPGEVVPTDRLRQAVWGEAQPATAKAALQSCVLRLRRLFAKYDIEEQSVVAVAGGYRLPADGDTLDLLHFRSLVSRAAGAGESELPLLRTALGLWRGPLLANVPSALIHRDEVPRLVEERLRVLERVCEIQLARGRCREVLVDLWEATRTHPEHEGFAAQLMRALYRVGRQIEALAEYRRIRTHLRDELGVDPGAELQSLELAILRGAEPRDPAFEATPLTLTPHGAPAAGDATADDPAVQHGRTAAAGPVPPGGHLSPGPADPPGPRLPHVPGFTGRTGETAHLVSHLSGGGRSAGRADAAPVIAVISGGPGMGKTALALHAAQLVADRYPAGGVLLRLTGPDGRPRPADEAAAELRSLLPAGASRGSCLVILDDVVHPDQARGLLDVSGCGAVVVTSRLGLAALVATHGPAVLQLGALSPQESHALLTAVLGHERVAAEATAARTLTDTCGHVPLALRIVAARLLTRPKLRLADYAAWVRRDLPARLALPDDPRMSVPLALDGALDRLPAPLADAHLRLARLNGQITGPAAAAALSVPETHAEELLERLLDTGLLDEEQPGTLRMNSLFRAHALHRAARTGDIPQTVGSPARRALPSGAT is encoded by the coding sequence GTGCGTTTTCAGTTGCTCGGTCCGCTCAGCATCACCGACGGGCGTGACGTGGTCGTTCTTCCGCCGTCCAAACCGACGTCGCTGCTGGCGGCGCTGCTGGTCCGCCCCGGCGAGGTGGTCCCGACGGATCGTCTCCGGCAGGCCGTCTGGGGGGAGGCGCAGCCGGCGACGGCGAAAGCGGCCCTGCAGAGTTGCGTCCTGCGGTTGCGCCGCCTCTTCGCGAAGTACGACATAGAGGAGCAGTCGGTGGTCGCGGTCGCCGGGGGCTACCGCCTCCCGGCCGACGGCGACACCCTGGACCTGCTGCACTTCCGCAGCCTGGTGTCCAGGGCGGCCGGGGCCGGAGAGTCCGAACTCCCCTTGCTGCGCACGGCACTCGGCCTGTGGCGGGGACCGCTTCTCGCCAATGTCCCCTCCGCACTCATACACCGCGACGAGGTGCCCCGGCTGGTCGAGGAGCGCCTGCGCGTCCTGGAACGTGTCTGCGAGATCCAACTGGCCCGGGGACGATGCCGCGAGGTCCTGGTGGACCTCTGGGAGGCCACCCGGACCCACCCCGAGCACGAGGGATTCGCCGCCCAGTTGATGCGGGCGCTCTACCGGGTGGGACGGCAGATCGAGGCGCTGGCCGAATACCGGAGGATCAGGACGCATCTCCGGGACGAACTCGGCGTCGACCCGGGCGCGGAACTGCAGAGCCTGGAACTGGCCATCCTGCGCGGCGCCGAACCCCGTGACCCGGCCTTCGAGGCCACGCCGCTCACACTGACGCCGCACGGGGCACCCGCGGCGGGCGACGCCACGGCCGACGACCCCGCGGTGCAGCACGGGCGCACCGCTGCGGCCGGACCCGTCCCGCCCGGCGGCCACCTGTCCCCGGGTCCGGCCGACCCGCCCGGGCCCCGGCTGCCCCACGTCCCCGGCTTCACCGGGCGCACCGGTGAGACCGCCCACCTGGTGAGCCACCTGAGCGGCGGCGGCCGAAGCGCCGGTCGGGCGGACGCCGCCCCGGTGATCGCGGTGATCTCCGGAGGCCCCGGCATGGGCAAGACCGCGCTGGCCCTGCACGCCGCGCAGTTGGTGGCGGACCGGTACCCCGCGGGCGGCGTACTGCTGCGGCTGACCGGACCCGACGGTAGGCCACGGCCCGCCGACGAGGCGGCCGCCGAACTGCGCTCCCTGCTCCCCGCCGGCGCTTCCCGCGGATCGTGCCTGGTGATACTCGACGATGTCGTGCACCCGGACCAGGCACGCGGGCTGCTCGACGTGAGCGGCTGCGGCGCCGTCGTCGTCACCAGCCGTCTGGGACTGGCCGCCCTGGTCGCCACGCACGGCCCGGCGGTACTGCAGCTCGGCGCCCTGTCGCCGCAGGAGTCCCACGCGCTCCTCACCGCCGTCCTGGGTCATGAACGGGTGGCGGCCGAGGCCACGGCCGCACGAACCCTCACGGACACGTGCGGGCATGTCCCGCTGGCCCTGCGGATCGTCGCGGCCCGGCTGCTGACCCGGCCAAAGCTGCGCCTGGCGGACTACGCCGCCTGGGTGCGGCGGGACCTGCCCGCCCGGCTGGCCCTGCCCGACGACCCCCGGATGTCCGTTCCCCTGGCCCTCGACGGGGCCCTGGACCGGCTGCCCGCCCCGCTGGCCGACGCACACCTGCGCCTGGCACGACTGAACGGGCAGATCACCGGGCCGGCCGCGGCCGCCGCCCTCTCCGTCCCCGAGACACACGCCGAGGAACTGCTTGAGCGACTCCTCGACACCGGGCTCCTCGACGAGGAGCAGCCGGGGACGCTCCGGATGAACTCCCTGTTCCGCGCCCACGCGCTGCACAGGGCCGCCCGGACCGGCGACATCCCGCAGACCGTCGGCTCCCCGGCCCGCCGCGCGCTTCCGTCCGGAGCCACCTGA